In Runella sp. SP2, the genomic window GGAAACATCATTTCTTGCGCCGACGAAAAAAACGAGATGTGGCAAATCTCTCCCAAAGGCGAAGTAACGGTTCTTTTTTCGGGTTATCAGGGCAAAAAACTCAACGGCCCCAACGACCTCTGGATTACGCCCAAAGGAGGAATTTACTTCACCGACCCCTTTTATCCACGTGACTACTGGGAACATAAAAAGCCTGAACAAGAGAAACAAAGTGTGTATTTTTTGCCTAAAGGCGCAAAAACGCCCGTTTTGGTGGACGATAACCTGAAACAACCCAACGGAATTGTGGGCACACCCGACGGAAAACACCTTTTTGTGGCCGACATCCGCGACCAAAAAACTTACAAATACGACATCAATAAAGACGGAACGCTCACCAATCGCCAACTTTTTGTAGCACAAGGCTCGGACGGAATTACGCTCGACAACCTGGGAAATTTGTACATCACAGGGCGCGGCGTAACCGTTTATGATCCTACGGGCAAAAAACTAGGCAATATTCCGATTCCGTCGGGCTGGGTGGGCAACGTTTGTTTTGGGGGCAAAAACCGTAATGTGTTGTTTGTCACTGCATCGGAATCTATTTATACGCTCAAAATGCAAGTAAAAGGAGTTGAATAAGATGAAAAAGCTCATTTTGTCGGTCTTATTGCTAGGAATGGGTATCGTTTGGGGACAAAAAACACCCTCACGGCCCAACTTTGTCATCATTATGGCCGACGACCTTGGTTTTAGTGACATTGGCTGCTACGGGGCCGAAATCAAGACCCCTAACCTCGACAAACTTGCTTCAAAAGGCGTAAAATTCACCCAGTTTTACAACGCCGCCCGCTGCTGCCCAAGCCGTGCGTCGTTGCTGACGGGTATGTATCCGCACCAAGCAGGCATGGGAACGATGGTT contains:
- a CDS encoding SMP-30/gluconolactonase/LRE family protein; this translates as MKNTIAILALAFLPLVSRAQEEVNQLIAPGATLQQISKQFKFTEGPAVDKKGNIFFTDQPNDKIWKYDTEGNLGVYMEKTGRSNGLFFDKKGNIISCADEKNEMWQISPKGEVTVLFSGYQGKKLNGPNDLWITPKGGIYFTDPFYPRDYWEHKKPEQEKQSVYFLPKGAKTPVLVDDNLKQPNGIVGTPDGKHLFVADIRDQKTYKYDINKDGTLTNRQLFVAQGSDGITLDNLGNLYITGRGVTVYDPTGKKLGNIPIPSGWVGNVCFGGKNRNVLFVTASESIYTLKMQVKGVE